GATGCAACTCATTCACCATTTATTATTAAAATGCCTAACGGTAAAGCGAGCAAAATAACCAAACCCGTTTCACTCATTGATATTTATCCGACACTGGTTGATGTTTTACAGCTTGAAAATGCGCCTAAACTGTCAGGCAATAGCTTAACGCCGCTGATGACGAACCCGCATATAAATTGGGATAAACCGGCCATCATTACTTACAACAAAGGCAATAGCTCAATTCGCCTTGATAACTGGAATTACATAAGACGTTCTCGCGGTCAAGAAGAGTTATATGATCTAGCAACGGATCCAAATGAATACACTAACTTAGCCGAGCAGAAAAAATATAAAGATGTAATAAAACGCCTAAAAGCCTATTTACCACACGAGTAATAAGAACAAACAGAGTTAATCCGGCTTTCTTTGTCTGAATTTCTTTGTCAGGATTTCTTTTTCTTAACCTTAGTCTTGCTTTGGCATATCAAGCTGCTCATGGCTTGATATGCTGCACAGGCATTTTAATTCTTATCATCAATCTAGCTAGCCTTGGCTAAAGTACCTCACCTTCTAACCCTGCAAGCCCCCTCGCGCCATTAGATCAAGCTGAATTCATTGACCAGCAAACCAATATCACATAGTGCAATCACAAAATATTTCATAATTCTATACCCGTTCTGCGCAATATCATCGCAAATCCATATATACAAGACCAATCCATTATAGAAACCATCAACATTCATAACAAATCAATATTGATCCATTTCAATCTTTTATTATCATTACAAGCGATATTTTAACCAAATTTAAACAAATGTAACTTTGGATAGTCAATAATGATAATAAAACACAAGCGCACCACAAAAATATCTAGGTTAGGGTTTTGTAGTTTAGTCTTGGCTGGTTTGCTTAGCTTTTCTGCACAAGCCACTATCAGCCTAGAACAAGAGGTAAAAGTCACCGACAAAGCCCTATATTTTAATGGCGTTAAAAAATCATCAGTAACTACAGCCAGAAACGATCCGGATATTGGTCCAGGCCAATATGATTACATGTATGGCCCGTCAATTAGCCCACACGGTGACGCAATAAAAGTATATAAAGACTATGTTTTTATGACTTGGTACAAAGGCGGTAAATACAACCGTCGAGTTATGTTGACGCGTTACAACATGAAAACCGGAACCAGCAAAAGCATTGAGTTTCCTCATCAACATACTGGTTTTGAAGGCCGCTGGTGGGTAGGTGAAACTCATAACACGATAGCCGTTGGTATCAGCCCTAAAAACGAAACCATTCATCTTTTATATGACATGCATGCCTATCATCAGGGTACAGACGCTGGTGGTAACGGTAGCTTTGCCAAAGATTACTTTAGATATTCATACAGCGTAGCGGGGGCAGCCACCGTTGCTGATTCACAATTTACCTTAAGCAAATTTGTAAAAGACACCAGTAGCAAAAGCGAAGGGCCAGACGACTACAAGCATTTAAGCATGACAGGGACAGAGAACCATTCTAAGTTTTCTCGTCTTACCTACCCTAGCTTCTTCTTAAACGACCAAGGTGATCTGTTTATGCATATGCGTTACGGCACCTCGCACGATGGTAAAATTGTTTACAACAAATACGATGGAGTATCTAAATGGAACAGCTTTAGCGATTTCAATTCAACCGGCGCTCAAAGCAAAGGCGCCGACTACAATTGGAGCATTTACGGCTCGATGAAATATGTTGATGGCAAAATTCGCATTGGCTTTCAGCGTCGATTAAGTAATGGCAATGATAAATTTAAGTACCAAAATGGTATTTACTACGCTTATTCAAATGATCCATCAGGTCAATCGCAGTGGAAAAACTATAAAGGCCAATCTATTTCTATGCCGGTAGTTGATGCCGCCAATTTATTGGTGACAGAGCCTGGTGATTTAGTTCAGACCACAGCAAAAAACCAAGTCAACATAGTATCTGGCTTTGATTGGACAGTGACGGATGCTGGCGATGTGCACATTATTAGTAAAGTCAAAGACCAACAATACAACAAGACTGTATATACCCATAGCTACCAAAAAGGCGGTACGGGAGATTTTATAACCAAAACCGACTTCCCTGGTGCAGAGAGCATTTATACCTCGGGCGATAAAGTGTATTTAATTGGCTTGCAAAATGGTCGCCCTTTTATTGACCAAGCAACGGGTGGCACGAATAACTTTTCTCGCGTTTACAGTGGAACTGATACAGGTAAAACCTTTACCAAAGGTGTAGTTCATATCTACGAAGGTAAGCTTTATTACTATTTACTCGAAGCCGGTTCTGGCGATAAGCGTAACGCCTATCTACAAATCATCGACTTAGCCTTAGATCCGCAAGTGAGTTTTGACCAAAACAATGTTGTCGTAAATGAAGGTTACAACCAACTTTCAGTAGAAGCGCTAGCTACCAGCCCAGTGCAAGGCACCAGCATAGATAACGTTAAATTGTATGTAGATGGCAGCCTGTTACGCCAAGAAAACGTAGCACCTTATGAATGGGGACATGCGGGTAAACCTGACGAGCTATTAGGCCTTTCCGTTGGCGAACATACGGTAAGAGCAGTCGCTACCGACAGCAACGGCAATGAAGGCGAAGCCTCAACCACTATAACGGTCAATGCTTTACCTATTACCATTGAAACGGTCGATGCCGAGCAATCACCAAATGTTGCGGCAAACTTATTAGATGGCGACAAAAACGATAGCTCGCGCTGGAGCGCTCAAGGTTTCCCTAAAACCGTAATGTTTGACTTAGGTGTTAGTAAAACCGTCACTGGAACTAAAATGTGGACTTACCTTGATCGTGCCTATCAATACCGCATAGAAGTCTCGAAATACAAAGGCAGTGGCTTTACTACTATCGCCAACAAACAAGGCAACACCAGCACAGGTCAGCCATTAACCACTAGTTTTAATGCCACAGGCCGTTACGTAAAACTGGTTGTCACTGGCGCGCATAATTACTCAGGTGATTGGGTCAGTATTAACGAAGTAGAAATAACTACCGATTAATCGACTGACATCTTCAACAAAAACCATCGCTATCTGCTCCGCAATGGATAGCGGCTAGCGTTTGTCCATCGGCATGGTTAGCAAGGCGAGTTTTACATTCGCTAAGTTAACCATGACGGTTTGCTCCACCATTAACTCAAGCACGACTCTATTAAACAAACAATAAAGCACAAAGGGAAAATAAAATGAAAAAAATAGCACATTCATTGCTAAGTTCCGTTGGCAAAGCGTTAACCCTAGCTTGCTCCGGCGGATTACTGCTACTAAGCAGTCAAGTCAATGCCGCCGTTACGTTGGAAAAAGAGAAAAAAATTACTAACGACGGCTTATATTTTGATGGTTCTAAAGTTGCTGGCAATGCCAGTAATTCAGGCCCCGGCCAATACGATTACTATTTTGGCCCTAAAATTAATGCAACCGGCGACAGTGTTAAAATTTATGGCGACTATGTTTTTGTAACTTGGTATCGCGGCGGTAAATACAACCGGCATGTCATGTTAACCCGCTACAACACCAAAACTGGCACCACCAAATCTATCGAATTTCCACATACGCACACGGGTTACCTTAATCAATGGTGGATTGGCGAATCACATAACAATATTGCGATAGGCATTAGTCCCATAGATGGTACGATTCACCTGCTATACGACATGCATGCTTACTCGGCAGATAAGCCATCTGACGGTAGTTTAAGCGATGATTATTTCCGCTATTCCTATTCTAAGGACAACGCGGCAACCGTATCTGACGCAGATTTTAACCTAAGCCAGTTTGTAACAAATAGTGATGGTGGTTACAAACACCTAACCATGACTGGACAATTAGATTATGCCGAATTTTCTGGCTTAACCTACCCTAAGTTCTTTGTTAATGACCAAGATGAGTTGTTAATGTATATCCGCGAAGGCGGTAACAATAATGGTGCCTATAAATTTACTAAGTATTTAGCTAGCCAGAATAAGTGGGGCAACTTTACTCAGTTTAACGTACTTGATGCCAAAAGCCACGGCATGGACTACAACTGGGGCGTATACGGCAATATGAAATACGTTGACGGTAAAGTCCGTGTTGGTTTTCAGCGCCGTTCCAGCAACAATAACGACAAGTACAAATATCAAAACGGCTTTTATTACGCCTATTCTGATCACCAAGATGGTTTAAACAGTTGGAAAAACCACCAAGGACAAGGTTTCTCGTTACCTTTAATTGACGCTGATTTTATTAAAATTTCTGAGCCGGGCAATTTAATTAACGAAACCGGTGCAAATCAGGTACATATCGTGGGTGGTTTTGATTGGACAGTAACAGATAACGGTGATGTTCACTTTATCGGCGCGGTTAAAAACATTGCTAACACGGAAAATGTCAAAGTACATACATATAAAAAAGCCGGTAATAGCAACTTTACCACCACGACGAATTTCCCTGGTGCGTCACGTTTGTATAGCTATGGTGACAGTATTTATATTGTGGGTTTAGAAAACGGTCGTCCATTTGTTGAAAAGGCGCCAGGCGGTACCAATAATTTCACTCGTATTTATCAAGCAACATCCGGCAAAACATACTCGCACGGTGTAGTGAAAATTGAACAAGGTAAAATTTACTATTACTTACAAGAGCAAGTATCTGGCGACAAACGCCCTCTTTACGTGCAAATTATCGATCTCGATTTAAATCAAGCGTCACAAGTTGACTTTCAATCTGGCGATGTTGTTTTAAATGAAGGTTACAACGCCTTATCGTTCGATGTACTAGCGACCAGCGCTAACGCCAGTATTAGTAACGTACAATTGTTTGTCGACGATGTATTACTTCGTCAAGAAAATGTAGCACCATATGAGTGGGGACATGCTGGTAAGCCAAACGAATTACTGGGGTTATCTGTTGGTCAACATACGTTACGAGCAGTGGCAACGGATAGCAATGGTAATCAAGGTGAAGCATCAATTACCGTAACCGTTAATGCGATACCTGTCACCATAGAAATGGTCGATGCTGAGCAATCACCTAACGTAGCGGCTAATTTATTAGATGGTGATAAAAATGATGATTCGCGCTGGAGTGCTCAAGGTTTCCCTAAAAGCGTAATGTTTGATTTGGGTATAGGAAAAACCATCACAGGCACCAAAATGTGGACCTACCTTGATCGCGCCTATCAATACCGTATTGAAGTGTCTCAATACAAAGGTAGTGGCTTTACTACCGTCGCTAATAAACAAGGCAACACCAGTACTGGACAGCCATTAACCACCAGCTTTAATGCCACAGGCCGTTACGTCAAACTGGTTGTCACGGGTGCACATAACTACTCAGGCGATTGGGTTAGTATTAACGAAGTCGAGATTATTACCGAATAAACTCCCCCCTCCATACCACTCCATAACGGCACTTAGCCGTTCAATAAAACAAATTGTTTACCGATGGCTGTCATCAGCGCCATCGGTAAACTCATGTAATAATTGAATATTGCAAATTGGTGGGAGTCGTGCGACTCCGGCCACCCTTAGGAATTCAGCTAACGCTAAACTTGGACTATCTGAGAAGATATGTACTTTATTCACTTAGAGATATGGATAAAAGCCCAATTTGTTAAATGAAACGCCCTGTTGTGCCTTTAAATCATGAACATAGCAACCCAATAATGTCCAGCACTGGGATGATGTGTCGGCTTCGCGCCACATATCCTTTTTTGTTTGATTTTTGCAGGCCTATTTACGAAAAAACCAGCTAATTAAGCTGGTTTTATTTGATATGTTTTGACTTGTCCATTAATTTTGGACTTTGTATATGCCGCCTTGATTTTTTTCATGGCTTCAATCTTAGCAGCTCTAGCTTTTGTAACTTGGGGTTGTGATTTCATAACCGAGCTCCTCTTCTCCTAAGTTGTCAACTACTTTAAAGTTTAACTCACCTGAATACTTTTTAGCAAGTCCATCATAATACCTTTTTAGTTTGTCATTTTCAGCCGCAAACAAATATGCTTCAGCATTGGTATTTCGATAATGAAATTCTATTAGATCTCTAACAGTTCGGCCTAAAAAGCGCATTTCCACTATAGTAAAATTTTCTATTCTTGGGGCAAAATAATTATCATTATCAAAGTTATCTTTTAAATCAAATTTAATTTCATAGCTATTTTCTCTATATTCCAACCCTAATTCTGCAGCTTTTTCATCAATAGCGTTTTGATCTCGAGTTGCGTCTATACGGTTAAAAAGCATTACATAACTTATTTCTGAAACTTTGAATTCAATTATTTGGCAGTTAATCTCGCCCGCATTAAAGTCTTGTAAAATCCAGTCGTTCAAAAACTATATTCCGTTGACCATTTTTTCTAATTTTAACCTACCGCAAGGTCAATTGAAAATATAACGCCAAAACAATGGGCTAATAAAGTTTGGCTAAAATTTGTGAGGCACGAACTAAGCCCAACTTTATTACTCCATGCGTTGATGCGATTGTTGAACTAAGCCGCTACGCGGCAGAGTATGGTTTTTAGCTTACCATTCTCGCTTGGGTTATCAATACTCTAAGGTAGGTATTTAATTCTAAATACCGCTAACCTAGGAGTATCATAATGGATCCGTTAGACCAAGTCCGATATGAGCAATTATATCAAGCTCAGCAAGGTGCATTGCTTAGGCAAGGAATGCGCCCAGCGACAATTGATGGTTACTGTCGCGCTATCAAACGCATTAGCCTGCACTTTGAACGCCCACCACCTTCGCCACTCAGTGGTTTTGCCACAGGCCGATATTGACTAAATAAAGCAGGGATGCGGTTCTATTATTACAACCCACCTTTTGTGAGTCTACACTCCGGGCTTGTCCAACACTGGGATGATGTGTCGGCTTCGCGCCACATATCCTTATTTGTTAGGTATCACACCCACAAAATTTTTGCCCATTTAAGTTTAAATCAGCACAGCCGATGATTTGTGTGCCACTAAAGCAAAACTTACCGTCAGTTGCTAAAGGAGAACTGCGATTAGGCTGCACCATAATCTTACTTGGTTGTGCATTATTAACAACTCGGTCAGCCCAATAAACATTATATTTATCTCTAGCGTACAGCCCATTAAGGATTTCTAAACTGTCCCGATCTCTCAAGGGGACTTTGTAGCTTTGGTAAAAATAGCAATAGTTGTCATATCCTCTTCGAGGGTAATCATCTTCAACTACTTTAAAACTGTTTATATCACACACACTTAGTTTAACGCCGTTAAAATAATAATCGTTTTTATCACTAGCCCAACTACTACCGTGATATTTAAATGTCTGAGGATCCGCGTTTTGAAGCTGTTTTCCATCTACATAAACATTTTTGCTATCCATAGCTATAAATGCGTTTATTAGTCGAAATGTGTTTGGATCAGCATTTGTTAATTTTTTGCTCCCATAAAAAACAGAAAGATCGTCCTTACCATAATGGGGCGATAACTCTTTAAATTTCTGAGCATTTGCATCTGTAAGCTTACTTATTGAAAACTCCTGAGAAACTACGTTCCATTGGTAATATTTTACTTGTTGTTTCTCGATTTTATAAAAAGTACGTAAACCTGTAGATGCTAAAAATAAATCAGCGCACGAACTTAATAGAAAAGTTGTTACCAAAATTAAAAACGCACGCATATCTTCAAGTGATTCCTAACGCCTCAATCAGAGGCAAAAAATAGTTGGTTAAAATTAGCGACGCAGGAGCAAAACCAACTGTTTTTTGTCCTGCTGAATTGACTTGTTAGCTTCGTTTTGAATGCTTCTCATTATGTACGATAAATCTCGCTCTTTCATACAGTTCATCATAGGTGACCAATTCTACATTTCTAGAATCTCTACGGAACAATTCTAAGGTTTTCTCTTTAATTCGCTTAATACCAATAGGATCATTATTAATCTGATCCCAACTGCCCATAATTAAAATTGTTTTAGAATCATAAGAGCGTTGATTTATCTCTTCATCGTTATCGCCTATAAGATCTTTGGTTGTTTCAATTTTTATTTGACCACTAGCCTTTTGCTCTAATATTTGAGAAAAGGCATCGATAAGGCTGTTTGATAAACTCCAACAGTTTGACCTGTTCTTCGATTTATTAAAAAGCTCAGTTGTTGGTAACTTCAGCTCAACAAATGTAGTAAATTTTTTATCACCTAATAAGAAGTCAGCAATGACCTCTTCTTTGCCAGCAGCATTAGATGCTGATGCATGAAACTCCTTTTGGAGAATTCCTTGAAATCTATAATCAAGGCCGTAACCAAATATCCATTCATTAGATTGAAAAAAATGCTGCCAAGCAGTTTCGTCCTTTGTATTTGGATTACCTATTTGAACTTTATATTCTGGCAGGCCGCCTTTGTATAATAGTGATTCGAATAATTCTAATTGATGTTTTCTATAACCTGTATTGACGAGGTCTTGGTTCGTGATTAGTCCTTTATCCAGCAACTCATAAACCACGTCACTTCCATCATCGCCAGATAATAGTGTCGCTATTTTAGATTTGGTTTCAGAATCTAGAACGCTCAATTCATCATCTGCTAAAGAAATACGCCGCTTAGTTACATCTTTGAAATCTAGCTCTTTGATAAACTCTAAAAAACAAGTTAGTTGCTCTAAATTGAATTTAGATAATTTCACTCGCTCTTTTTCTTTGTTTGAAACTACTTTTATTATTTCAAATCCCTCAAGATCATCTTTTTCTTTGAGGTAAACGACCTTTAGACAAGTTCTTGCAGCTAACTTAATATGTGTCTCATTTTCATCAGAAAAGATAACCTGAAAAAAGCGACCGTCGCCAAATTCATGATTATACAAGTGTTCTAATTTAGAATTAAAAATCACGTCCTCATCAGTTAACGGGGGCGGGGTAAAATCGTTCATATTGACTCCATTCTATGATGAAACGCTTAAGAAGCTAACGCTTATTGATCGAAATTCACAGTTTCTAGTCTCATTCCGAACCATAAATCCAATCAATAAAAAACATTAATTTCATTAACTTAGCTACTTGAAAATTTAAGTCAACCACTAAATTTAACTGCAAAAAGCGAGACTTGGGTTAATTGAGAATCAATTGGCCTATTATGTAAATTAATAATGATTAAAAATCATAATCTTAGGGGGAACTTTGTACAAACCACTCCATTAAATTATTGGAGAAAGCGAGAATGCCACGAGTCAACGCGGGACGATGACATGAGCTTTGCGCGTACTCATTATGGGTATTAGCCACATGCCAAACAATTGCAATTCAGATAGTGATGTCTTATGAATGTATTATTAGATGTCCGTTTTATAATCTATCAGTGCAATTAAAGCCTCCTTTGCTTTTTAAAAATACGCTCGTTTTTCACTTCCAGCACCCTTTAAATTATCGTTATGCATAAACATAGGAATATAACTCACTCATAGAATTAATTTATATTGGTATTAAATGAATTGAAAAGGTATATTATAAGTATCGAATATTGGTAAAGCCAATATTCAGTTTAGGCAATTTTAATACTCGCTGATTGTTCGGACTATTTATATGAGAAACACGTTTCACTTCGTTATTTTCTATTTTTTAGTGGCTATACCCAACTCATATGCAGAACAAACCTCAAACCACGTATACGGCGAAGTGCAAGAATTAATCAAACTGGCAACCAATAATAAAGACCGTGATGTAGACGCCGCCAAGCGGTCACTATCTAAAGCCTTAACCCTGCTACAAAGCTCACCCAATAAGCCAATGGAATTTCAAATCCTAGTCAAGTTAGCAATGTTGGCTACCACGCAAAACGATTTAAAAGCCGCATTAACCCTATTGCAAAAGGCCGAGCACTTATACGCATCAAACGATTCATTTAGTGCAACATCAAAATTTATCAAAGTTTTGGCTAAAACGGAGTTGTTATTTATAAGCGCAACTATTAATCAGCTACAACAAGAATATGACAAGGCAATAC
This genomic window from Saccharobesus litoralis contains:
- a CDS encoding Shedu immune nuclease family protein, translating into MNDFTPPPLTDEDVIFNSKLEHLYNHEFGDGRFFQVIFSDENETHIKLAARTCLKVVYLKEKDDLEGFEIIKVVSNKEKERVKLSKFNLEQLTCFLEFIKELDFKDVTKRRISLADDELSVLDSETKSKIATLLSGDDGSDVVYELLDKGLITNQDLVNTGYRKHQLELFESLLYKGGLPEYKVQIGNPNTKDETAWQHFFQSNEWIFGYGLDYRFQGILQKEFHASASNAAGKEEVIADFLLGDKKFTTFVELKLPTTELFNKSKNRSNCWSLSNSLIDAFSQILEQKASGQIKIETTKDLIGDNDEEINQRSYDSKTILIMGSWDQINNDPIGIKRIKEKTLELFRRDSRNVELVTYDELYERARFIVHNEKHSKRS
- a CDS encoding BNR-4 repeat-containing protein, with amino-acid sequence MIIKHKRTTKISRLGFCSLVLAGLLSFSAQATISLEQEVKVTDKALYFNGVKKSSVTTARNDPDIGPGQYDYMYGPSISPHGDAIKVYKDYVFMTWYKGGKYNRRVMLTRYNMKTGTSKSIEFPHQHTGFEGRWWVGETHNTIAVGISPKNETIHLLYDMHAYHQGTDAGGNGSFAKDYFRYSYSVAGAATVADSQFTLSKFVKDTSSKSEGPDDYKHLSMTGTENHSKFSRLTYPSFFLNDQGDLFMHMRYGTSHDGKIVYNKYDGVSKWNSFSDFNSTGAQSKGADYNWSIYGSMKYVDGKIRIGFQRRLSNGNDKFKYQNGIYYAYSNDPSGQSQWKNYKGQSISMPVVDAANLLVTEPGDLVQTTAKNQVNIVSGFDWTVTDAGDVHIISKVKDQQYNKTVYTHSYQKGGTGDFITKTDFPGAESIYTSGDKVYLIGLQNGRPFIDQATGGTNNFSRVYSGTDTGKTFTKGVVHIYEGKLYYYLLEAGSGDKRNAYLQIIDLALDPQVSFDQNNVVVNEGYNQLSVEALATSPVQGTSIDNVKLYVDGSLLRQENVAPYEWGHAGKPDELLGLSVGEHTVRAVATDSNGNEGEASTTITVNALPITIETVDAEQSPNVAANLLDGDKNDSSRWSAQGFPKTVMFDLGVSKTVTGTKMWTYLDRAYQYRIEVSKYKGSGFTTIANKQGNTSTGQPLTTSFNATGRYVKLVVTGAHNYSGDWVSINEVEITTD
- a CDS encoding DKNYY domain-containing protein, translating into MRAFLILVTTFLLSSCADLFLASTGLRTFYKIEKQQVKYYQWNVVSQEFSISKLTDANAQKFKELSPHYGKDDLSVFYGSKKLTNADPNTFRLINAFIAMDSKNVYVDGKQLQNADPQTFKYHGSSWASDKNDYYFNGVKLSVCDINSFKVVEDDYPRRGYDNYCYFYQSYKVPLRDRDSLEILNGLYARDKYNVYWADRVVNNAQPSKIMVQPNRSSPLATDGKFCFSGTQIIGCADLNLNGQKFCGCDT
- a CDS encoding BNR-4 repeat-containing protein, with the protein product MKKIAHSLLSSVGKALTLACSGGLLLLSSQVNAAVTLEKEKKITNDGLYFDGSKVAGNASNSGPGQYDYYFGPKINATGDSVKIYGDYVFVTWYRGGKYNRHVMLTRYNTKTGTTKSIEFPHTHTGYLNQWWIGESHNNIAIGISPIDGTIHLLYDMHAYSADKPSDGSLSDDYFRYSYSKDNAATVSDADFNLSQFVTNSDGGYKHLTMTGQLDYAEFSGLTYPKFFVNDQDELLMYIREGGNNNGAYKFTKYLASQNKWGNFTQFNVLDAKSHGMDYNWGVYGNMKYVDGKVRVGFQRRSSNNNDKYKYQNGFYYAYSDHQDGLNSWKNHQGQGFSLPLIDADFIKISEPGNLINETGANQVHIVGGFDWTVTDNGDVHFIGAVKNIANTENVKVHTYKKAGNSNFTTTTNFPGASRLYSYGDSIYIVGLENGRPFVEKAPGGTNNFTRIYQATSGKTYSHGVVKIEQGKIYYYLQEQVSGDKRPLYVQIIDLDLNQASQVDFQSGDVVLNEGYNALSFDVLATSANASISNVQLFVDDVLLRQENVAPYEWGHAGKPNELLGLSVGQHTLRAVATDSNGNQGEASITVTVNAIPVTIEMVDAEQSPNVAANLLDGDKNDDSRWSAQGFPKSVMFDLGIGKTITGTKMWTYLDRAYQYRIEVSQYKGSGFTTVANKQGNTSTGQPLTTSFNATGRYVKLVVTGAHNYSGDWVSINEVEIITE